The Sphingopyxis fribergensis genome contains a region encoding:
- a CDS encoding BolA family protein: MSSKGPAQQEMESLLTAAFPDAKFVLNNDSASHHGHAGDDGSGESHFSLTIEWAGFAEMNRVARQRAVNKALGDLPGQRVHALAIKATAPGE, encoded by the coding sequence ATGAGCAGCAAAGGCCCCGCACAGCAAGAGATGGAAAGCCTGCTCACCGCAGCCTTTCCCGACGCAAAATTCGTCCTGAACAACGACAGCGCCAGCCATCACGGCCATGCCGGCGATGACGGATCGGGTGAATCGCATTTCAGCCTGACCATCGAATGGGCGGGCTTCGCCGAGATGAACCGCGTCGCGCGCCAGCGCGCGGTGAACAAGGCGCTCGGTGACCTGCCGGGGCAGCGCGTCCACGCGCTCGCGATCAAGGCGACCGCACCGGGAGAATGA
- a CDS encoding cupin domain-containing protein gives MPDKVNLADAFTKIPDAWNPRVAGDINDFQVKLVKLEGKFDWHHHHVEDELFLVVAGRMKMAFRDRDVIVEPGEFIIVPHGTEHCPEALDGECQVLLLEPNSTLNTGNVETEKTKKTLERLD, from the coding sequence ATGCCGGACAAGGTGAACCTTGCCGACGCCTTTACGAAAATTCCCGACGCGTGGAACCCGCGCGTCGCGGGTGATATCAATGATTTTCAGGTCAAGCTGGTTAAACTCGAGGGCAAGTTCGACTGGCACCATCATCATGTCGAGGACGAACTCTTCCTCGTCGTCGCGGGGCGGATGAAGATGGCGTTTCGTGACCGCGACGTGATCGTCGAGCCCGGCGAATTCATCATCGTGCCGCACGGCACCGAGCATTGCCCCGAGGCGCTGGACGGCGAATGCCAGGTGCTGCTCCTCGAACCCAATTCGACGCTGAACACCGGCAATGTCGAAACCGAAAAGACCAAGAAAACACTGGAAAGGCTTGATTGA